The nucleotide window TGGCACTGCTCGCCCTCCCCGTCGACATGCCCGGCATCGTCGAAGTCCCGATCTATCGCGAGGATTTCGTTCTCGCGCTCCCGTCCGGGCATGCGCTCGCCGGACGCCGCCGCGTCGACCCCACCGCACTCGCGGAACTGCCCCTGCTCCTCCTCGACGAGGGACACTGCCTGCGTGACCAGGCCCTGGAGGTGTGCCGGCTCGCGGGCGTGCGGCCCGACCTCGGACAGACCCGGGCAGCGTCGCTGACCACGGCGGTGCACTGCGTCGTCGGTGGTCTCGGCGTGACCCTCATCCCGCAGACGGCGGTCGCGTCGGAGACGGCGTCGGGCGATCTGGCCACCGCGACGTTCGCGGCCCCTCGTCCGGGTCGACGGATCGGCCTGGTCTTCCGGGCCTCGGCGCGACACGACGAGGCTTACCACGAACTCGCCTCTGTCATCGGCGATCTCGTCGGTGCAACCGGCGCCGTGACCCCGCTCTAGACCGGGTCGCCGGCCGGCTCGATCGACGCGGCGGCGGCTGCCTGCGCGGCGAGGGCCTCCCATTCGTCGACGAGGCTCGAGTCGACATCGCGGACCATGGTGCCCAGATCTTCGACGATCCGCTCGATCTCGGGCGTCACCACGCTCGTCGGAACACCCTGGCGCAGGACGCGATAACAGTCCGACAGATAGCGCAGCAGCACGCCCTCGCTGCGGGCGAGCCCGTACGCGGAGATCAGCTCCGTGAACGTCATGGCCTTCTCCAGCATCTCGCGGAGAACGGATTTCGGCGCAGGCGGGAACGACGACACCCATGGATGGCCGCGACGATAGATGTCGAAGGCGGCGAAGATCTCCTCGGCCAGCGGCTGCGGCCAGGTGATCTCCTCGAGTCGCGACATCCGTTCCTCGTACTCGATCCCGTCGGCCTTCATCTCGGCGATCGCGGCGTCGCGCGCGACCTTGCGCTGCGCGAGCAACAGCGGCCGCGGGTTCTCCAGCGTCGATTCGAGGACGGAGACCACATCGAGCGCGTAGGTCGACGACTCCGGGTCGAGGATCTCGAAGGTCGCCAGCGCGAAGGCGGACAGCGGGTTGGTCAACGCGAAGTTCTCGGGCATGTCGACGCTCAGGGCGATGTGCCGGCCGGTGTCGTCGGGTTCGTCGAGTTGCACGACGATGCCCGCGTCCCGCAGCCCGCGATAGAGCTCGATCGTGTGCTTGATGGTGCGCAGCTGCCGATCGCGCGGCTCGTGGTTGTCCTCGAGGAGGTGGCGTACCGCGGCGAAGCAGTCACCCGGCCGCCCGAGCACCTCGAGCAGCATGGCCGTCGTCATCTGGAAGTGGCTGCGCAGCGGCTCGTCGGGAGCGTCCATGAGCTGGGTGAACGTCTTCTCGCCCCACGACACGAAACCCTCGGGGGGCTTCTTGCGCACCAGCTTTCGCAGCTTCTTGGGATCGTCGCCGGCCTTGGCCACCGCCCGGGCGTTCTCCACGTCGTGATCGGGGGCCTGGGCGACGACGTATCCGATCGTGTCGAACCCGGCACGCCCGGCGCGACCGGCGATCTGGTGGAACTCGCGGGCCCGCAGACGACGGACCCGGCGTCCGTCGTACTTGCTCAGGGCCGCGAACAGCACCGTGCGTATCGGCACGTTGATCCCGACGCCGAGCGTGTCGGTGCCGGCGATGACCTTCAGCAGACCCTGCTGGGCCAGACGTTCCACCAGGCGGCGGTACCGCGGGAGCATGCCGGCGTGATGCACGCCGATACCGGCGCGCAGCAGTTTGGACAGGGTGTTGCCGAAACCGGTGGAGAACCGGAAGTCGCCGATGGCCTCCGCGATCGCCGCCTTCTCGGTCTTGTCGCAGATGCGGACGCTGAGCAGGGCCTGCGCGCGCTCGACGGCGGCGGCCTGGGTGAAGTGCACCACGTAGACCGGCGCCCGGCCCCGATCGACCAGTTCCTCGATCGTCTCGTGGATCGGGGTCATCGCGTAGGAGTGCTCGAGGGGGACCGGTCGCTGCGCGCCGGTGACCTCGACGGTCTCGCGGCCGGTGCGGCGGGTCAGATCGTCGACGAAGAACGACACGTCGCCCAGCGTCGCCGACATCAGCAGGAACTGCGTCGACGGCAGTTCGATGAGGGGGACCTGCCACGCCCAGCCGCGGTCCGGTTCGCCGTAGTAGTGGAACTCGTCGGCGACGAGGGTGCCGATGTCGCTCTCCCCGCCCGCGGCGAGCGCGAGGTTGGCGACGATCTCGGCGGTGGCGCACACGATGGGCGCGTCCGCGTTGACCGCGGCGTCGCCGGTCAGCAGACCGACCTGGTCGGCGCCGAACATCGCGCACAGCTCGAAGAACTTCTCGCTGACGAGCGCCTTGATCGGGGCGGTGTAGAACGCGCGCTCGCCGCGGCAGCGCGCGAAGTACAGCGCACCCGCCGCGACGAGTGATTTGCCCGAGCCGGTCGGCGTCGCCAGGATCACGTGGCTGCCGGCGAGGAGCTCGAGGAGCGACTCCTCCTGATGGGCGTAGAGGTCGAGTCCGTGCCCCGTCCACCAGTCGGTGTACCGCTCCAGGGCGGCGTCCTCGTCGTCGGTGGGGACCAGGACGTGGGGTGCGGGAATCGGGGCGGTGTCCGGGATCAGATCTGTGATCGTGGACCCTCGTCCCCGGGGCCCGCCTCGCCGTCACCGGTGTGCTCGGCCAGGAACCGCTCGAGTTCGGCTCCGAGTTCGTCGCCGCTGGGCAGCGATTCCTCGGCGGCGAGCAGCGATGCCCGTTCCTGTGCGGCCTGGGTGAACGTGTCGTACTGGGTCTCCAGCGCGGCCACCACCGACTCGATCTCGGTGTTTCCCTCGACCTCGGTGTCGACCTGTGCGCGCACCTTCTCCGCGGCGCTGTCGAGAGCGGCGAGCGGGAGGTCGAGGCCGGCGAGTTCGGCGACGGCCGCCAGCAGCCGTGCCGACGCCGCCGGATAGTTGGTCTGGGCGAGGTAGTGCGGGACGTGCACGGACAGACCCGAGGCACGGTAGTCGTGCTCGCCCATCCGCAGCTCGAGCAGCATCGACGCACTGGCCGGCAGTTTCATCGCCGATCCCCAGCGGGGCAGGTCGCCCAGGGCGTCGGGATCGCTGCCGTGTGCCGTGATCGACGGCGGGCGGGTGTGCGGCACGGCCATCGGGATCGCGTTGAGACCGATGACGTCGGTGACACCGAGACCGTCGCTGAGGCGACGGACCGCATCGACGAACTGTTCCCACCGCAGGTCGGGTTCGGAACCGGCGAGGAGCAGGAAGCCCTTGCCGGAGTTGTCGCGGATCGCGTGGAGGGCCAGCGACGGCATCTCCACGTCCGTGAAGGTCTCACCGCTGAACGAGATGGTCGGCCGGCGCGAGCGGTAGTCCATCAGCTCGTCGGAGGAGAAGGTGGCGACCAACTCGGACTCGAGGCTGTCACGCAGGTGCGCGGCGGCCAGTGCGACCGCGTGTCCGGCGTCGGCGAACCCCTCCAGCGCGTGGATCAGTACCGGTCCCGTACCGTCGGTCCGGCTCACCTGCGGAGCGGGAAAGGCGAGTTCATACAGCGCGTCGTCGCGCGCAGGCTGCTCGTCCACGTCGTCCCTCCTTCTGCTGGCAGCTGTCTGAAGAGACAGCTGAACATCCATTGTCTCGCACCCGGGTGCCGAGCGTCATCTGGGTGCAACCACCTCGACACGCCGGTGATTCCCGCGCTGATCCGGGCGGTGTGTCGGAGGGCCTGCAGGGTCGGAACCGATGGCACAGTAGACCGTTGTGACCGAGCCGCGTGCGCCCCGACTGTGCTTGTCCCCTCTGCGCTTGTCCCCTCTGACGGCGGCCGCCTGCCTGGTGGCCGCCGCGGTCCTGCTCTCCGCATGCTCGGTCGCCGGGGAACCCGCGGCGTCCAGTCCGGACCTCTCCGCCCGATCGGTGACGGCCGAGGACTTCCCCGAGGGGGCCGCGAGCAGGATTCCGTCGTCGGCGGTCGCGAACGCTCTGGCCGACGTGACCGGCGCACCGATGCCCGGACAGACGGGCACCCGGGTGTCGCCGCCGGACTGTGCACCGGCTCCCGTCTCCGCCGACGGCGCGGTCGCGTTCCTGGGCCCCGGTCCGGGGGAGCGGTCCACGCTGACCACGGTCGTCGCCGGTGTCGACTCGCCGCTCGAGGACGTGGTCGACCTGGCCGAGCGGTGCCCGCAGACCACGACGACGACATTCGGGGCGTCGTCGACGATCACCACCGAGGTCCTTCCTCCTCCGCCGGGCATGGACGGGGTCGAGACCGCCGCCATCCGTCGCACCATCGTGACCGGCGGCGGCGCCCCCACGACGACGAGTGCCCTCACCCTGCTCGGCGAGCGTGACGGCGTCCGCGTCTACGCCGAATACCGGTGGCCCACAGCGGGCCCGGTGCCGGCGGACGCGGCCGCCGCACTCGATGCGCTCTTCGTCGAGGCGAACGCCGCCGCGTTCGGCTGATTCGTACTCCGCCTGTGCATGACCCGGCCCGGGTTGTCCACAGACTGTGATCGCCGCGGTTGCGGCGTCCGGCGCCGGGTGAAGCTGGCGTCCATGCAGATCCTGGATTCGGGTCCACAGGGCCCCCACGACCCGTCGACGCTGCTCACCTCCGTCCCCGCGCGTCTCGGCTTCCTCCCGGAGCGGTCGATCATCGTGATCGCGTTCGCCGCCGATCGCACCGTGAATGCGACCATGCGACACGACCTCGTCCTCGAGGCCGACGGCAGCCCGACCCGGGAACTCGTCGCCGTCCTCGCCGGGCTGGGCGAGATCACGTCCACCTACGGCGTCGAGGAGATCGTGGTCGTGATCGCCGATGACCGGTACCCCGTCGACGATCACCGCTATCGCCGAATCCTGGCGATGAGCGACCGGTACTTCGGCGAGGTCGGCGGGGTCGCGGCCGGATTCGGACTGGCGGCGTTCGACGCCGGTGCCCGGTGGACGACCATCTGGTGCCCGGAGGATCGGGCCTGGTCCGTCGTCGTGTCCTCGGACGCGGCCGGATGTCTCGCCGACCCGCACACATCCCCGACGGCGATCGCGGAAGCCGTGCGCTCGGGTCGACGAATCCTCACCCGGCGCTCGGAGATGCGGTCCATGCTCGAACCGCTGGACTCCGAGTGCGGCCCATCGCGTCCGCGGCCGGATTGTCACCAGTGCCGCGGCCACGATCTCGATGAGACCGATCGCGGCCGGCCCGACCCCGGTCCCGAGGACATCGAGGAGTCCGCACGGGCGCTGGATCTGGTGATCGGCGCAGTGCTCGGCGCGGACCGGCCGCTGGACTGCGCAGAACTGGACCGGCTGGAGCGGGCCATCCTCCGCCCCGACGTGCGCGACGCCGCACTCGCCCTGTCCGTCACCGAACTCCGGGGCGCGGCCGAACGCCTCTGGCGAGAACTGACCCGGCGCTTGAGTGGGCGCGGAAGGGCAGCTGCCGCAACACTTCTCGCGCATCTGCACTACATCGGCGGGGACGGCGCCTACGCCGGCGTCGCACTCGACGTCGCGCTCGGGTGCGCGGAACCCGGAACGCTGGCCAGGCTGCTGGACAACGCCCTGCGTGCAGGCGTACGCCCGGCCAGGCTGTGGGGCACGATCGACAAGTCGTATGACGCAGCGAAGCGACTCGGCGTCGTCATCCCGGCGGTGACGCTGCGCACCGCCGGGTGACGGTCAGACCTTCGCTGTGTCAGACCTTCTCGACCACCCGCTCGACGAACAACGAGTGCGCCATCTCGGGTGAGAGCTCGAGGCCGTCGTGACCGGGTGTGTCGATGGTGATGGTGCCGGCCGTGTTCGACACCGTCACGCGGGCGTTGGGAACCACGCCCGCCTCACGAAGCGCGGCGATGAGTTCGGTGTCGGACTGCGCGTGCTCCGACAGCCGGCGCACGATCACCGGCACCGTCTCACCCGGCGGGAGGTCGGCGAGGCGGGTGGCGCCGTCGTCGGAACTCGACGCCTCCACTCCCAGAAGTTCCAGGCCCGGGATCGGGTTGCCGTAGGGCGACGTCGTCGGGTACTCCAGCACGGCGAGCAGTCGTCGTTCGACGTTCTCGCTCATCACGTGCTCCCAGCGGCACGCCTCCTCGTGGACCTGGTCCCAGGGCATCCCGATAACGTCGACCAGGAGGCGCTCGGCCAGGCGATGCTTGCGCATCACCGCGACCGCGAGCGAGCGGCCGCGATCGGTCAGTTCGAGGTGCCGGTCTCCGGCGACGCGCAGAAGCCCGTCGCGTTCCATCCGGGCAACGGTCTGCGAGACGGTGGGACCGGACTGGTCCAGTCGCTCGGCGATGCGCGCCCGCAGCGGCACGATGCCTTCTTCTTCGAGATCGTAGATCGTTCGCAAGTACATCTCGGTGGTGTCAACCAGGTCGTTCACGATGCGCAATCCCTTTCGTCCCCGCCAAGATTACCCTGTTTGCGGGCGGTGACCGCGATCTCACCGCGGCCGTGGGCCCGCAGGTGCGATGTGGCGCGGGCCCGCCCGTGTCCGACGCGACATCCGTGGCCGCTGCGCGAGGTGTACCACTAGCCTGAGGTCGTGATCAACACTACGAGTGCCCGATGACGACAGCTGTCATCTGGAGCGAGGACTTCCTGTCCTATCGCTGGGCCCACACGCACCCGATGAACCCGGTCCGACTCGCCCTCACGATGACCCTCGCGCAGAGTCTCGGTGTCCTCGACGGCGTCGAGACGGTCCCGCCGCAGGTCATCGACGACGACGCGCTGACCGTCGTGCACAGCCGCGACTACATCGACGCGGTGCGCGCTGTCGGGTCCGGGACGGCGTCGCTGTCGGGTCCGCTGCTCGAGCGACTGTTCGGGCTCGGCGATGCCGACAACCCGGTCTTCGACGGCATGCACGAGGCCGCGCGGCTGCTCGTCGGTGGCACGCTCGCCGCGGCGCAGACGGTGGTCTCGGGTGCGGCGACGCGCGCGGTCAACATCGGTGGCGGCATGCATCACGCGATGCGCTCGCGCGCCGCCGGATTCTGCATCTACAACGACTGCGCCATCGCGATCAGGTATCTGCTCGACCACGGATACGACCGCATCGCCTACATCGACGTCGACGCCCACCACGGCGACGGCGTCCAGGTCGAGTTCGCGGCCGACCCGCGCGTGATGACGGTGTCGCTGCACCAGCACCCGGCCACCCTGTGGCCGGGCACCGGATGGCCGACGGAGGTGGGTGACGGCGACGCGGCGGGCAGCGCGGTCAACCTGGCCCTCATGCCCAACACCGAGGACCGGCTGTGGCTGCGCGCCTTCCACGCCGTGGTGCCGTCGCTCGTCGCCGAGTTCCGGCCGCAGATCATCATCAGCCAGTGCGGCGCCGACAGCCACCGGGCCGATCCGCTGACCGACCTGTCGCTCACCGTCGACGGCCAGCGCGCGGCGATGATCGCCATGCGCAACCTCGCCGACAAATACTGTGAGGGTCGCTGGATCGCGGTCGGCGGCGGTGGCTACGGCGTGGTGAACGTGGTGCCGCGCAGCTGGACGCACCTGCTGGGGGTCGCCCTCGACCGCGAGGTCGACGTATCGGCGGTCATCGACGAATCCTGGTGTGCCACGGCCGAACAGATCTCCGAGCAGGTTCACTCCGACTATGCCGCCCCGCCCGTTCGGGTCATGGGTGACGGGGGCATCGTCGACTACCAGCCGTGGGCGGGCGACGCCGGCCAGGAGCCACCAGAGGGCGTCGCGCCCAACGCCCAACGCCAGACCGACCGCGCGATCCTCGCCACCCGGCGCGCGGTGTACCCGCTCCATGGTCTCGACCCGGAGGATCCTCGTGACTGACGACGCCACCACCGCAGCATCGGACACCACCGGCGCGGTGGCCGACCAACCCGAACCGCGCAGCCCCTGGGACTACCCGCGGCACTGGATCGCCGACGTGCTGGCCTCCGACGGCGGCGTGGTGCACCTGCGGCCGATCGTGCCCGACGACGCCGACCGCATCGTGGCGTTCCACTCCAAGCTCTCGGAGCGAACGCGCTACATGCGCTATTTCGGTCCGACACCCACACTGCCGCCGCGCGAGGTGGCGCGGATGACGACCGTCGACCACCAGCAGCGGGTCGCCATCGTCGCCGAACTCGGCGGCGAGATCATCGCGGTCGGCATCTACGAAGGACTCGGCTTCGACGGGAAACCCGAATCGGCCGAGGTGGCGTTCGTCGTCGCCGACGAACACCAGGGCCGCGGCCTCGGACCGATCCTGCTCGAACATCTCGCCGGGGCGGCCGCGGAGAACGGCTTCGCCCGCTTCGAGGCCGAGGTCCTCAGCGAGAACCCGAACATGGTCGCCGTCTTCCGCGACGCCGGGTATCAGCTCGCGCGCAGCTTCGACGGCTCGACCGTGCACGTCGAGTTCCTCATCGACCCGACCGAGGCGCTGCTGTCGGTGCGCAACGCCCGGGAACGCGCCTCGGAGGCCCGCAGCGTCGCGAACCTGCTGCGTCCGACTTCGGTCGCGGTCATCGGCGCCTCGACCGACCCGAACAAGGTCGGCAATGCGCTGCTGGCGAACATCATCGCCGGAGGTTTCACCGGACCGGTGTTCCCGGTCAACGGTCCCGCCCGGGTGGCGGAGGACGAGCCCGAGCGGGGGAGGCGAGGGCCCGGTCGTGAACCGCTGCCGGCGCGTCGCCGCACCCGCGAACGACCGCCGTCGGTGCGCGGCATCCGGGCGTACGAGACCGTGCGCGACATCCCCGACCCCGTCGACCTCGCGGTGGTCGCGGTGCCGGCCGCCCGTGTGGACGACGTGCTCGACGACTGTCTGGTCAAGGGCGTGCGCACGCTCGTCGTGGTGTCGTCGGGTTTCGGTGAGTCCGGCGAGGAGGAGGGGCTCGAGAACGAGCGTCGGCTCGTCGCCCAGGTCCGCGAACACGGAATGCGTCTGGTCGGGCCGAATGCGCTGGGAGTGGCGAACAACGACCCGACGGTCGCACTCAACGCGACCCTGGCCCCACGAATCCCGGGTGCCGGGCGGGTCGGATTCTTCTGCCAGTCCGGCGCGCTCGGGATCGCGATCCTCGACACCGCGGCCCGGCGCCAGATCGGACTGTCGACGTTCGCCTCGGCCGGCAACCGCGCGGACGTCTCCGGCAACGACCTGTTGCAGTACTGGGACACCGACGCCACCACCGACGTCATCCTGCTCTATCTCGAGAGCTTCGGTAATCCGCGCAAGTTCTCCCGGATCTCGCGGCGGGTCTCGCGCTCGAAGCCGATCATCGCGGTCAAGTCCGGCCGTGGTGCGATGACACCGGTCCGCGCGGCGCGTTCGGCGGCCACCCTCGACGATCAGATCGCCCGGATGATGCTCGAACAGGCCGGCGTGATCCAGGTCGACACGATCCCCGAGCTGTTCGACTGCGCGGCCGTGTTCGCCTATCAGCCGCTTCCGCGCGGGCCGCGCGTCCGCATCATCGGCAACTCCTCGGTGCTCGGCAGCCTGGCCGCGGACACCGCGCGCAACGGAGGCCTTGAGGTCGTCGACACCGTCGATCTCGGCGCCGGTGCCTCCGAGGAGGAGTTCGAGTCGACGGTCTCGGCGGCGATGGCCGATCCGGGTGTCGACGCGATCATCGTCGTCTTCGTGCCGCCGGTCGCGGTCGGCGCCGACTGGCACGCGCGGGCACTCATGGCGGCGGCGAACACGCCCGACGCCGATGCCGACAAGCCGATCGTCACGACCTTCCTCGCGGTCGACGGCATTCCGCCGGGCCTGACCAGGCCGGGGCCGGGCGGCATGCCGACGAAGGGCTCGATCCCGTCGTACGGCTCACCCGAGCGCGCCGCGGCCTCGCTGGCCCGTGCCTGGCAGTACGCCCGGTGGCGGCTGAGGCCGGAGTCCGTCGTCCACCGCCCCGAGGGCACGGATCCCGAGGCGGCGCGGACGTTCGTGCGTGAGGCCATGGCGGGTGAGGGTGCCGTCGATCGACCGGTCGAGCGGTTGCTCGGACATGTGGAGTCGGCGAAGCTGTTGCGCTGGTACGGCATCGACGTGGTCCCGTTCCGCGAGGTCACCACGATGCACGAGGCGTCGGCCGCGGCGCGTGAGCTGGGACTCCCGGTGGCCGTGAAGGCGACATCGGACAAGTGGCGCGGCCGTCTCGACCGCGAGGGTGCGCGTCTGGACCTACCGGACGCGACGTCCGTGGTGACCGCGTTCGCCGAACTCACCGAGCTCACCGGTGATCGCGTGCTGCACGTACAGAAGATGGCGCCGAAGGGCGTCGGCACCGTCATCCGGGTACGCGACGATCCGTCATTCGGCTCGGTGATGTCGTTCGGTCTGTCCGGGCGCACCTTCGACCTACTGGGCGATCACGGGTACCGCGCCGTCCCGTTGTCCGATCTCGATGCGCGTGAACTGATCGAGGAGCCGCGTTCGGCGCCCCTGTTGTCGGGCTACCGGGGGGAGGAGCCGGCGGACAAGGAGGCGCTCGCCGACCTGTTGCTCCGCATCTCGACGCTGGTCGACGACATCCCGGAGGTCCGCGCGGTGGTCTGCGACCCGATCCTGGCCTCGGTCGACGGTGCGGCCGTCCTCAACGCCCGGATACGAGTGGGTCCGGTGCCCGACAGGCGGGACACCGGACCCAGACGACTCGGTTGACCGAGGACTCAGTGAGGCGACGAGCTGGGCGTGCGGGGACGCTCAGCTCGCGTAGGCGCGCAGGCGCTCGGCACGGTCACCGTGGCGGAGCTTGCCCATGACCTCGCGCTCGATCTGTCGCACGCGTTCGCGCGACAGCCCGAACATGCGGCCGATCTGGTCCAGGGTGCGCGGCTGGCCGTCGTCGAGGCCGTAGCGCATCCGGATGACCTGCTGCTCCCGCTCGTCCAGCGTCGCGAGGACGGCGCGGATGTCGGAGTGCAGGAGTCCGGCGATCACGGCGTTCTCGGCCGACGTGGCCTCGGCGTCCTCGATGAAGTCACCGAGGGGTGCCTCTTCGTCGCTGCCCACCGGCATGTCCAGGCTCACCGGATCGCGGCTGTGGTCGAGCAGGTCCGCGATCTTCTCGGCGGGGATGCCCGATTCGTTGGCCAGTTCGTCGTCGGTCGCCTCGCGACCGAGCTGCTGGTGCAGCTCGCGCTTGATGCGGGCCAACTTGTTGACCTGCTCCACCAGGTGGACGGGGAGCCGGATCGTGCGGCTCTGATCCGCCATCCCGCGGGTGATCGCCTGACGGATCCACCACGTCGCGTAGGTCGAGAACTTGAAGCCCTTGGCGTAGTCGAACTTCTCCATCGCACGGATCAGACCCAGGTTGCCCTCCTGGATCAGGTCGAGGAGCGG belongs to Gordonia sp. KTR9 and includes:
- a CDS encoding PAC2 family protein, with translation MDEQPARDDALYELAFPAPQVSRTDGTGPVLIHALEGFADAGHAVALAAAHLRDSLESELVATFSSDELMDYRSRRPTISFSGETFTDVEMPSLALHAIRDNSGKGFLLLAGSEPDLRWEQFVDAVRRLSDGLGVTDVIGLNAIPMAVPHTRPPSITAHGSDPDALGDLPRWGSAMKLPASASMLLELRMGEHDYRASGLSVHVPHYLAQTNYPAASARLLAAVAELAGLDLPLAALDSAAEKVRAQVDTEVEGNTEIESVVAALETQYDTFTQAAQERASLLAAEESLPSGDELGAELERFLAEHTGDGEAGPGDEGPRSQI
- a CDS encoding metal-dependent transcriptional regulator, encoding MNDLVDTTEMYLRTIYDLEEEGIVPLRARIAERLDQSGPTVSQTVARMERDGLLRVAGDRHLELTDRGRSLAVAVMRKHRLAERLLVDVIGMPWDQVHEEACRWEHVMSENVERRLLAVLEYPTTSPYGNPIPGLELLGVEASSSDDGATRLADLPPGETVPVIVRRLSEHAQSDTELIAALREAGVVPNARVTVSNTAGTITIDTPGHDGLELSPEMAHSLFVERVVEKV
- a CDS encoding DEAD/DEAH box helicase, yielding MILATPTGSGKSLVAAGALYFARCRGERAFYTAPIKALVSEKFFELCAMFGADQVGLLTGDAAVNADAPIVCATAEIVANLALAAGGESDIGTLVADEFHYYGEPDRGWAWQVPLIELPSTQFLLMSATLGDVSFFVDDLTRRTGRETVEVTGAQRPVPLEHSYAMTPIHETIEELVDRGRAPVYVVHFTQAAAVERAQALLSVRICDKTEKAAIAEAIGDFRFSTGFGNTLSKLLRAGIGVHHAGMLPRYRRLVERLAQQGLLKVIAGTDTLGVGINVPIRTVLFAALSKYDGRRVRRLRAREFHQIAGRAGRAGFDTIGYVVAQAPDHDVENARAVAKAGDDPKKLRKLVRKKPPEGFVSWGEKTFTQLMDAPDEPLRSHFQMTTAMLLEVLGRPGDCFAAVRHLLEDNHEPRDRQLRTIKHTIELYRGLRDAGIVVQLDEPDDTGRHIALSVDMPENFALTNPLSAFALATFEILDPESSTYALDVVSVLESTLENPRPLLLAQRKVARDAAIAEMKADGIEYEERMSRLEEITWPQPLAEEIFAAFDIYRRGHPWVSSFPPAPKSVLREMLEKAMTFTELISAYGLARSEGVLLRYLSDCYRVLRQGVPTSVVTPEIERIVEDLGTMVRDVDSSLVDEWEALAAQAAAAASIEPAGDPV
- a CDS encoding DUF4192 domain-containing protein, whose amino-acid sequence is MQILDSGPQGPHDPSTLLTSVPARLGFLPERSIIVIAFAADRTVNATMRHDLVLEADGSPTRELVAVLAGLGEITSTYGVEEIVVVIADDRYPVDDHRYRRILAMSDRYFGEVGGVAAGFGLAAFDAGARWTTIWCPEDRAWSVVVSSDAAGCLADPHTSPTAIAEAVRSGRRILTRRSEMRSMLEPLDSECGPSRPRPDCHQCRGHDLDETDRGRPDPGPEDIEESARALDLVIGAVLGADRPLDCAELDRLERAILRPDVRDAALALSVTELRGAAERLWRELTRRLSGRGRAAAATLLAHLHYIGGDGAYAGVALDVALGCAEPGTLARLLDNALRAGVRPARLWGTIDKSYDAAKRLGVVIPAVTLRTAG
- a CDS encoding acetoin utilization protein AcuC, whose product is MTTAVIWSEDFLSYRWAHTHPMNPVRLALTMTLAQSLGVLDGVETVPPQVIDDDALTVVHSRDYIDAVRAVGSGTASLSGPLLERLFGLGDADNPVFDGMHEAARLLVGGTLAAAQTVVSGAATRAVNIGGGMHHAMRSRAAGFCIYNDCAIAIRYLLDHGYDRIAYIDVDAHHGDGVQVEFAADPRVMTVSLHQHPATLWPGTGWPTEVGDGDAAGSAVNLALMPNTEDRLWLRAFHAVVPSLVAEFRPQIIISQCGADSHRADPLTDLSLTVDGQRAAMIAMRNLADKYCEGRWIAVGGGGYGVVNVVPRSWTHLLGVALDREVDVSAVIDESWCATAEQISEQVHSDYAAPPVRVMGDGGIVDYQPWAGDAGQEPPEGVAPNAQRQTDRAILATRRAVYPLHGLDPEDPRD
- a CDS encoding hydrogen peroxide-inducible genes activator; protein product: MPDRTYQPTVAGLRAFVALAHRRHFGTAATDLGVSQPSLSQALSALEAGLGVTLVERTTRRVQLTADGVELLPRAIAVTEAVDEFTSAAAGAGQPLHGALRLGVIPTVAPYVLPTLLRGLSRRFPDLVPRVVEEQTARLVEQLRTGVLDVALLALPVDMPGIVEVPIYREDFVLALPSGHALAGRRRVDPTALAELPLLLLDEGHCLRDQALEVCRLAGVRPDLGQTRAASLTTAVHCVVGGLGVTLIPQTAVASETASGDLATATFAAPRPGRRIGLVFRASARHDEAYHELASVIGDLVGATGAVTPL
- a CDS encoding bifunctional acetate--CoA ligase family protein/GNAT family N-acetyltransferase — protein: MTDDATTAASDTTGAVADQPEPRSPWDYPRHWIADVLASDGGVVHLRPIVPDDADRIVAFHSKLSERTRYMRYFGPTPTLPPREVARMTTVDHQQRVAIVAELGGEIIAVGIYEGLGFDGKPESAEVAFVVADEHQGRGLGPILLEHLAGAAAENGFARFEAEVLSENPNMVAVFRDAGYQLARSFDGSTVHVEFLIDPTEALLSVRNARERASEARSVANLLRPTSVAVIGASTDPNKVGNALLANIIAGGFTGPVFPVNGPARVAEDEPERGRRGPGREPLPARRRTRERPPSVRGIRAYETVRDIPDPVDLAVVAVPAARVDDVLDDCLVKGVRTLVVVSSGFGESGEEEGLENERRLVAQVREHGMRLVGPNALGVANNDPTVALNATLAPRIPGAGRVGFFCQSGALGIAILDTAARRQIGLSTFASAGNRADVSGNDLLQYWDTDATTDVILLYLESFGNPRKFSRISRRVSRSKPIIAVKSGRGAMTPVRAARSAATLDDQIARMMLEQAGVIQVDTIPELFDCAAVFAYQPLPRGPRVRIIGNSSVLGSLAADTARNGGLEVVDTVDLGAGASEEEFESTVSAAMADPGVDAIIVVFVPPVAVGADWHARALMAAANTPDADADKPIVTTFLAVDGIPPGLTRPGPGGMPTKGSIPSYGSPERAAASLARAWQYARWRLRPESVVHRPEGTDPEAARTFVREAMAGEGAVDRPVERLLGHVESAKLLRWYGIDVVPFREVTTMHEASAAARELGLPVAVKATSDKWRGRLDREGARLDLPDATSVVTAFAELTELTGDRVLHVQKMAPKGVGTVIRVRDDPSFGSVMSFGLSGRTFDLLGDHGYRAVPLSDLDARELIEEPRSAPLLSGYRGEEPADKEALADLLLRISTLVDDIPEVRAVVCDPILASVDGAAVLNARIRVGPVPDRRDTGPRRLG
- a CDS encoding sigma-70 family RNA polymerase sigma factor, encoding MTEQDLDAQSPAADLVRVYLNGIGRTALLNAEQEVELAKQIEAGLYAKHVLATKKRLSAAKKRDLAVVVREGEAARAHLLEANLRLVVSLAKRYTGRGMPLLDLIQEGNLGLIRAMEKFDYAKGFKFSTYATWWIRQAITRGMADQSRTIRLPVHLVEQVNKLARIKRELHQQLGREATDDELANESGIPAEKIADLLDHSRDPVSLDMPVGSDEEAPLGDFIEDAEATSAENAVIAGLLHSDIRAVLATLDEREQQVIRMRYGLDDGQPRTLDQIGRMFGLSRERVRQIEREVMGKLRHGDRAERLRAYAS